A stretch of Plodia interpunctella isolate USDA-ARS_2022_Savannah chromosome 15, ilPloInte3.2, whole genome shotgun sequence DNA encodes these proteins:
- the LOC128675797 gene encoding facilitated trehalose transporter Tret1-2 homolog, with translation MISRTPFFNQTVIVAGILNLILSCGLSLGFISSFLEQNAERNHLRFSSDVQKSIEIAGEIAFLPSIVIIPLLMQKKGRKIAIYATTLPLLLSWLISYDTKNVGTIITVNILHNVALGGAVATSSIIISEYCDPNYRATFLMLETAMMSLGILISHISGMLSCWGLISSVGILTTLTPLIATYFSPESPYWLTSQGHIIKAKECFYNLRGAHESALNELDDLLTTQKRKLQQMVIKPIRRLNLREKVVDYLKSLLKADFLKPLSTMILLFSFVGFSGENVVSNYSFRHVFNLANGKYIGTIILDVMTLICSLTACVLIQIIKRKTLFLFTGSFSLVFLAMTMILLILQSFEMFAKDYLWLVLSFITGFIMFMSLGTSALPFSILGELFPMSYKGIGSSLTCAYLWAFGNSILKWIPTLTAHIGVYGLLLLTLLSMSAILYVVNNVLPETHSKSLSEINELMKMSNCVVESKLEDNNTFDNLMLFIDV, from the exons ATGATAAGCAGAACACCTTTTTTCAATCAG actGTCATTGTCGCaggaattttgaatttgattttgagtTGCGGTTTGAGCCTCGGATTTATATCAAGTTTTCTGGAACAAAATGCTGAGAGGAATCATTTGAGATTTAGTAGTGATGTTCAGAAAAGCATTG aGATCGCCGGGGAGATAGCGTTCCTGCCATCAATTGTCATTATACCCTTGCTGATGCAGAAGAAAGGCAGGAAGATAGCTATTTATGCGACCACCCTACCTCTTTTACTCAGCTGGTTAATAAGCTATGACACCAAAAATGTAGGCACCATTATCACAGTTAATATCCTACATAATGTCGCACTAGGCGGAGCAGTTGCAACCAGCAGCATTATAATATCAGAATATTGCGATCCAAATTATAGAGCCACATTTTTAATGCTAGAAACTGCTATGATGTCATTAGGAATATTGATTAGCCACATTTCGGGAATGTTATCATGTTGGGGTTTAATTTCATCAGTTGGTATTTTAACAACACTGACGCCTCTAATTGCAACCTACTTTTCTCCAGAAAGTCCTTACTGGTTGACCTCTCAAGGtcatataataaaagcaaaaGAGTGTTTTTACAACTTAAGAGGCGCTCATGAAAGTGCCCTTAATGAATTAGATGATTTGCTAACAACGCAGAAAAGGAAACTGCAACAAATGGTCATAAAGCCTATAAGAAGATTAAATCTCCGAGAGAAGGTTGTAGATTATCTGAAATCTTTGTTAAAGGCCGATTTTCTTAAGCCCCTATCTACTATGATATTGCTGTTCAGTTTTGTTGGTTTTAGTGGTGAAAATGTGGTCTCAAATTATTCTTTCAGACACGTTTTTAATTTAGCTAACGGCAAGTATATAGGTACCATTATTTTGGATGTAATGACTTTAATATGTTCTTTAACTGCTTGTGTCTTGATTCAGATTATTAAAAGGAAAACACTGTTTTTGTTTACTGGATCATTTTCTCTTGTATTCTTAGCAATGACAatgatattgttaattttacaatcatTTGAGATGTTTGCTAAAGATTATCTTTGGTTGGTTTTGAGTTTTATCACAGGTTTTATCATGTTCATGTCTCTGGGTACATCTGCGTTGCCATTTTCCATTCTAGGAGAACTATTTCCAATGTCATACAAAGGGATTGGCAGTTCTTTAACTTGTGCATACCTATGGGCCTTTGgtaatagtattttaaaatggattCCAACGTTGACTGCTCATATTGGAGTATATGGTTTACTATTGCTAACGTTATTATCAATGTCTGCAATTTTATATGtagtaaataatgttttgccAGAAACTCATAGTAAAAGCTTATCGGAAATTAACGAATTAATGAAGATGTCCAATTGTGTTGTTGAAAGTAAACTTGAAGATAACAATACCTTTGATAACTTGATGCTTTTTATAGATGTCTAA